A stretch of the Neofelis nebulosa isolate mNeoNeb1 chromosome 1, mNeoNeb1.pri, whole genome shotgun sequence genome encodes the following:
- the PCDHB4 gene encoding protocadherin beta-4, translating into MKTPERIQPNRQVVAFILMVFLSQACPEPIRYSVIEETESGSFIAHLAKDLGLGIGELTARSARVVSDDDKQRLQLDRQTGDLLLREKIDREELCGSVEPCVLHFQVLLETPVQFFEGELSIQDINDHSPVFPTGEMLLKIPENSQPGTLFPLKLAQDLDVGSNGLQKYTISPNSYFHVLTRNHSEAKKYPDLVQDKALDREEQPAFSLTLIALDGGSPPKSGTITVRILITDVNDNAPEFVHTPYEVQVLENSSLDSPVLSVSAKDIDSGNFGSVSYGFFQASDEIKQTFSINEVTGEIRLTKKLDFEHIKSYHVEIEAIDGGGLSGKGTVVIHVVDVNDNAPELTISSLTNSIPENAPETVVSIFRIRDRDSGDNGKMICSIPDNLPFLLKPTFKNFYTLVTESPLDRESRAEYNITITVTDLGTPRLKTQHNITVTVSDVNDNAPAFSQTTYTLRVRENNSPALHIGSVSATDRDSGANAQVTYSLLPPADPQLPLASLVSINADNGQLFALRSLDYEALQAFEFGVRAADRGSPALSSQARVRVLVLDDNDNAPFVLYPPQNGSAPCTELVPRAAEAGYLVTKVVAVDGDSGQNAWLSYQLLKATEPGLFGVWAHNGEVRTARLLSERDAVKHRLVVLVKDNGEPPRSASVTLHVLLVDGFSQPYLPLPEVAAAEARADPLTVYLVVALASVSSLFLFSVLVFVAVRLCRRSGAASAGRCSGPEGHFPGHLVDVSGAGTLSQSYQYDVCLTGDPRTGEFKFLKPIFPNLLVEDTEREIKENPNCRNSFVFS; encoded by the coding sequence ATGAAGACGCCAGAGAGAATTCAACCAAACAGGCAAGTGGTGGCCTTTATTTTGATGGTGTTCTTGTCCCAGGCTTGCCCTGAGCCTATTCGTTATTCTGTGATAGAAGAAACAGAGAGTGGCTCCTTTATAGCCCATCTGGCCAAAGATCTGGGCCTAGGAATTGGGGAACTGACCGCTAGGTCAGCCCGGGTGGTGTCTGACGATGACAAGCAGCGCTTGCAACTGGATCGTCAGACTGGagatttgcttttgagagagaaaatagaccGGGAAGAACTATGTGGCTCTGTTGAACCGTGTGTACTGCATTTCCAAGTGTTGCTGGAAACGCCGGTGCAATTTTTTGAAGGAGAATTATCAATCCAGGACATAAATGACCACTCCCCAGTATTCCCGACTGGGGAAATGCTCTTGAAAATACCGGAGAACAGCCAGCCAGGGACTCTGTTTCCGTTGAAATTAGCTCAGGATTTGGATGTGGGTAGCAATGGCCTTCAAAAGTACACTATCAGCCCCAATTCTTATTTTCATGTTCTAACTCGAAATCATAGTGAGGCCAAGAAATACCCAGATTTGGTGCAGGACAAAGCGCTGGATCGAGAGGAGCAGCCTGCGTTCAGCTTAACCCTCATAGCACTGGATGGTGGATCTCCACCTAAGTCTGGCACCATCACAGTGCGAATCCTGATCACAGACGTCAATGACAATGCTCCAGAGTTTGTGCACACCCCATATGAAGTACAGGTCTTGGAAAACAGCTCCCTAGACTCCCCAGTACTTAGTGTCTCAGCTAAAGATATAGATTCTGGAAACTTCGGGAGTGTTTCCTACGGCTTTTTCCAAGCATCAGATGAAATTAAACAAACTTTCTCAATTAATGAAGTCACAGGAGAAATCCGACTGACAAAGAAACTGGATTTTGAACACATTAAATCTTACCACGTAGAAATTGAGGCCATAGATGGCGGAGGTCTTTCTGGAAAAGGCACTGTAGTCATACACGTGGTGGATGTGAACGACAATGCCCCTGAGCTTACCATATCTTCACTCACCAACTCCATCCCAGAAAATGCTCCTGAGACTGTAGTGTCTATCTTCAGAATTCGAGATAGAGACTCTGGAGACAATGGAAAGATGATTTGCTCTATCCCAGATAATCTGCCGTTCCTTCTGAAACCGACTTTCAAGAATTTCTACACGCTGGTAACGGAGAGTCCCCTcgacagagagagcagagccgAATACAACATCACCATCACGGTCACCGACTTGGGGACCCCCAGGCTGAAAACGCAGCACAACATAACCGTGACGGTCTCCGACGTCAACGACAACGCGCCCGCCTTCAGCCAAACCACCTACACCCTGCGCGTCCGCGAGAACAACAGCCCCGCCCTGCACATCGGCAGCGTGAGCGCCACGGACAGGGACTCGGGCGCCAACGCCCAGGTCACCTACTCGCTGCTGCCGCCCGCGGACCCGCAGctgcccctggcctccctggTGTCCATCAACGCGGACAACGGGCAGCTGTTCGCGCTCAGGTCCCTGGATTACGAGGCGCTGCAGGCGTTCGAGTTCGGCGTGCGCGCGGCCGACCGCGGCTCGCCCGCGCTCAGCAGCCAGGCGCGGGTGCGCGTGCTGGTGCTGGACGACAACGACAACGCGCCCTTCGTGCTGTACCCGCCGCAGAACGGCTCTGCGCCCTGCACCGAGCTGGTGCCCAGGGCGGCCGAGGCGGGCTACCTGGTGACCAAGGTGGTGGCGGTGGACGGCGACTCGGGCCAGAACGCCTGGCTGTCGTACCAGCTGCTCAAGGCCACGGAGCCCGGGCTGTTCGGCGTGTGGGCGCACAACGGCGAGGTGCGCACGGCCCGGCTGCTGAGCGAGCGCGACGCCGTCAAGCACAGGCTGGTGGTGCTGGTCAAGGACAATGGCGAGCCGCCGCGCTCGGCCAGCGTCACGCTGCACGTGCTGCTGGTGGACGGCTTCTCGCAGCCCTACCTGCCGCTCCCGGAGGTGGCGGCGGCCGAGGCGCGGGCCGACCCGCTCACCGTCTACTTGGTCGTGGCCTTGGCGTCCGTGTCGTCGCTCTTCCTGTTCTCGGTGCTGGTGTTCGTGGCGGTGCGGCTGTGCAGGCGGAGCGGGGCGGCGTCTGCGGGTCGCTGCTCGGGGCCCGAGGGCCACTTTCCGGGCCACCTGGTGGACGTCAGTGGCGCGGGGACGCTGTCGCAGAGCTACCAGTATGACGTGTGTCTGACGGGAGACCCTAGGACTGGTGAGTTCAAATTCCTGAAGCCGATATTTCCCAACCTCTTGGTTGAAGACactgagagagaaataaaagaaaaccccaaCTGCAGGAATAGCTTTGTATTCAGTTAA
- the PCDHB3 gene encoding protocadherin beta-3 has product MAESTMEARGERFLRQRQVLFLFVFLGGSLAGSESRRYSVVEETERGFLIANIANDLGLGEGELAVRGAQVVSKGNKQHFQLNHQTGDLHLREKLDREELCGPTEPCILHFQILLQNPLQFITNELHVIDVNDHSPVFFENEMQLKLLENTPPGTMIPLGNAEDLDVGRNSLQNYTITPNSHFHVLTRSRRDGRKYPQLVLDKSLDREEQPEFILTLTALDGGSPHRSGIAKIHILVLDINDNAPEFTQTLYEVQILETSPLNSVVVTVSATDLDTGNFGTVSYAFFHASEEIRKTFQLNPITGDIQLVKYLNFEEMNTYELDIEAKDGGGLSGKTTVIVQVVDVNDNPPELTLSSITSPIPENSPETVVAVFSVSDLDSGENGRIMCSIEDSLPFILKPSVENFYTLLTNTPLDRETKSEYNITITVTDLGTPRLKTQHNITVTVSDVNDNAPAFSQTTYTLRVRENNSPALHIGSVSATDRDSGANAQVTYSLLPPADPQLPLASLVSINADNGQLFALRSLDYEALQAFEFGVRAADRGSPALSSQARVRVLVLDDNDNAPFVLYPPQNGSAPCTELVPRTAEAGYLVTKVVAVDGDSGQNAWLSYQLLKATEPGLFGVWAHNGEVRTARLLSERDAVKHRLVVLVKDNGEPPRSASVTLHVLLVDGFSQPYLPLPEVAAAEARADPLTVYLVVALASVSSLFLFSVLVFVAVRLCRRSRAASAGRCSGPEGHFPGHLVDVSGAGTLSQSYQYEVCLTGGFGTNEFKFLKPIITNGLVQDTE; this is encoded by the coding sequence ATGGCCGAAAGCACAATGGAGGCCAGAGGGGAGCGCTTTCTTAGACAAAGGCAagtcctgtttctttttgtttttctgggtggGTCTCTGGCTGGGTCTGAATCAAGACGCTACTCTGTGGTTGAGGAAACAGAGAGGGGCTTTTTAATAGCCAACATAGCAAATGATCTAGGGCTTGGGGAAGGGGAACTGGCTGTGAGAGGTGCACAAGTTGTGtctaaaggaaacaaacagcatTTTCAGCTTAACCATCAAACTGGCGATTTGCACCTGCGTGAGAAATTGGACCGGGAAGAGCTATGCGGCCCCACGGAGCCATGTATACTACATTTTCAGATATTACTGCAAAACCCTTTGCAGTTTATTACAAATGAGCTTCACGTCATAGATGTAAATGACCATTCTCCGgtattctttgaaaatgaaatgcagCTCAAACTCTTGGAAAACACGCCACCAGGAACCATGATTCCTTTGGGAAATGCTGAGGACTTGGATGTGGGAAGAAACAGTCTCCAAAACTATACGATCACTCCTAATTCCCATTTCCACGTTCTCACACGCAGTCGTAGGGATGGAAGAAAGTACCCACAACTAGTGCTGGACAAATCTCTGGACCGTGAGGAGCAGCCAGAGTTCATTTTGACTCTTACCGCGCTGGATGGCGGCTCTCCACACCGGTCTGGGATCGCCAAGATCCACATCCTGGTCTTAGACATAAACGACAATGCCCCAGAATTTACACAGACACTCTATGAGGTTCAGATTCTAGAGACCAGCCCCCTTAACTCTGTTGTTGTCACTGTCTCAGCTACTGATTTAGATACAGGAAATTTTGGGACAGTATCATATGCATTTTTTCATGCTTCTGAAGAAATTCGTAAAACTTTTCAGCTAAATCCAATTACTGGTGATATCCAGCTagtcaaatatttgaattttgagGAGATGAATACTTATGAACTGGACATAGAAGCCAAAGATGGCGGAGGCCTTTCAGGGAAAACAACAGTGATAGTTCAGGTTGTTGATGTGAACGACAACCCACCAGAACTGACATTGTCCTCAATTACCAGCCCTATCCCTGAGAACTCTCCAGAGACTGTGGTGGCTGTTTTCAGTGTTTCTGATCTAGACtctggagaaaatggaagaattatGTGTTCCATCGAGGACAGTCTCCCCTTCATCCTTAAACcctctgttgagaatttttacaccCTACTGACAAACACACCTCTGGACCGAGAGACCAAATCCGAGTACAACATCACCATCACCGTCACCGACTTGGGGACCCCCAGGCTGAAAACGCAGCACAACATAACCGTGACGGTCTCCGACGTCAACGACAACGCGCCCGCCTTCAGCCAAACCACCTACACCCTGCGCGTCCGCGAGAACAACAGCCCCGCCCTGCACATCGGCAGCGTGAGCGCCACGGACAGGGACTCGGGCGCCAACGCCCAGGTCACCTACTCGCTGCTGCCGCCCGCGGACCCGCAGctgcccctggcctccctggTGTCCATCAACGCGGACAACGGGCAGCTGTTCGCGCTCAGGTCCCTGGATTACGAGGCGCTGCAGGCGTTCGAGTTCGGCGTGCGCGCGGCCGACCGCGGCTCGCCCGCGCTCAGCAGCCAGGCGCGGGTGCGCGTGCTGGTGCTGGACGACAACGACAACGCGCCCTTCGTGCTGTACCCGCCGCAGAACGGCTCTGCGCCCTGCACCGAGCTGGTGCCCAGGACGGCCGAGGCGGGCTACCTGGTGACCAAGGTGGTGGCGGTGGACGGCGACTCGGGCCAGAACGCCTGGCTGTCGTACCAGCTGCTCAAGGCCACGGAGCCCGGGCTGTTCGGCGTGTGGGCGCACAACGGCGAGGTGCGCACGGCCCGGCTGCTGAGCGAGCGCGACGCCGTCAAGCACAGGCTGGTGGTGCTGGTCAAGGACAATGGCGAGCCGCCGCGCTCGGCCAGCGTCACGCTGCACGTGCTGCTGGTGGACGGCTTCTCGCAGCCCTACCTGCCGCTCCCGGAGGTGGCGGCGGCCGAGGCGCGGGCCGACCCGCTCACCGTCTACTTGGTCGTGGCTTTGGCGTCCGTGTCGTCGCTCTTCCTGTTCTCGGTGCTGGTGTTCGTGGCGGTGCGGCTGTGCAGGCGGAGCCGGGCGGCGTCTGCGGGTCGCTGCTCGGGGCCCGAGGGCCACTTTCCGGGCCACCTGGTGGACGTCAGCGGCGCGGGGACGCTGTCCCAGAGCTACCAGTACGAGGTGTGTCTGACAGGAGGATTTGGGACCAATGAGTTCAAGTTCCTCAAACCGATTATTACCAATGGTCTGGTTCAAGACACTGAGTGA